One part of the Terriglobales bacterium genome encodes these proteins:
- the aroF gene encoding 3-deoxy-7-phosphoheptulonate synthase — MLVVMQSHATEDQVREVCRKIEALGLRAHPIPGAQRTAIGITGNQGALEAGSLEEMPGVGEVIRVSKPYKLVSRDLKPDTTVVRFPDSHVTIGGKDIVIMAGPCSIESREQALTVAEQVANAGAHFLRGGAYKPRTSPYSFQGLGEEGLKIMAEARERFGLLIVTEAVDNESLDLVEEYADMIQIGARNMQNFSLLKRAGRARKPVLLKRGMSATLEEFLMAAEYVMSESNYNVVLCERGVRTFADHTRNTLDLSLIPAVQRLSHLPILVDPSHGTGKRNKVLPMARAAVAVGADGLIVEVHHDPDHALSDGPQSIIPQQFVTLMSEVSQIAAVLHRGVIAPVHSSAAYAEQASSRPAAAR; from the coding sequence ATGCTTGTTGTGATGCAATCCCATGCAACCGAAGATCAAGTGCGCGAGGTTTGCCGCAAGATCGAAGCTCTGGGATTGCGCGCGCACCCTATTCCCGGAGCTCAGCGGACCGCCATCGGCATCACCGGCAATCAAGGCGCTCTTGAGGCAGGCAGCCTGGAAGAGATGCCGGGTGTTGGCGAAGTCATTCGTGTCAGCAAACCATACAAGCTGGTAAGCCGCGACTTGAAGCCAGACACTACCGTCGTTCGCTTCCCGGACAGCCACGTGACAATCGGTGGGAAGGATATTGTCATCATGGCGGGCCCTTGCTCCATCGAGTCTCGCGAGCAGGCGCTTACTGTTGCCGAACAAGTTGCAAACGCCGGAGCACACTTTCTCCGCGGCGGAGCCTACAAGCCCCGTACCTCGCCATACTCATTCCAGGGATTGGGGGAAGAAGGTCTCAAGATCATGGCGGAGGCGCGAGAGCGATTCGGCCTGCTGATCGTCACCGAGGCCGTCGATAACGAATCGCTGGATCTCGTCGAAGAGTATGCCGACATGATCCAAATTGGCGCGCGTAACATGCAGAATTTCTCGCTCCTGAAACGGGCTGGTCGTGCGCGTAAACCTGTATTGCTCAAGCGAGGGATGTCGGCGACCCTCGAGGAATTCCTCATGGCGGCGGAGTACGTGATGAGCGAGAGCAACTACAACGTCGTGCTCTGTGAGCGCGGTGTGAGGACCTTCGCGGATCACACACGCAACACTCTCGACCTCAGTCTGATACCAGCCGTACAGCGGCTCAGCCACTTGCCGATTCTCGTCGATCCGAGCCACGGAACCGGAAAGCGAAACAAGGTCTTACCGATGGCACGGGCTGCGGTCGCGGTTGGAGCCGATGGACTGATTGTGGAAGTTCATCACGATCCAGATCACGCGCTAAGCGACGGGCCCCAGTCGATCATTCCACAGCAATTTGTGACATTGATGTCCGAGGTCAGTCAAATCGCCGCAGTTCTGCATCGGGGAGTGATCGCGCCAGTACACTCCTCCGCGGCATATGCGGAACAAGCTTCTTCACGTCCGGCGGCTGCGAGGTAG
- a CDS encoding deoxyribonuclease IV has protein sequence MPTKWEQESRDILKQPAPTQPPRLTSRRIGIHTSTSGGVETAAERAYRLGCNTFQIFSSSPRMWKAYQLAKSQCEEMIRLREEYRIAPLVIHTSYLVNLASVTQQFLDKSIEAFRGEVERALALGAQYLVLHAGSYRGLRREEGLARAAESIQKATNGLDLEDCGFKVLIENSAGAEYSLGSSFEQVTELVERLRPVVPVAACIDTCHMHAAGYDIVSPEGFEYTMKYLENTIGLKNIPVWHCNDAKSARASRLDRHEHIGKGKIGLEPFRRLLNDPRTAQAAFIAETPIDEPGDDQRNVDALKNLVAD, from the coding sequence ATGCCGACGAAGTGGGAACAGGAGTCCCGGGACATTCTTAAACAGCCGGCTCCCACCCAGCCTCCGAGGCTAACATCACGCCGAATTGGTATTCACACTTCCACATCCGGAGGGGTTGAGACGGCTGCAGAGCGCGCCTACCGGCTGGGATGCAACACGTTCCAGATATTCTCCTCGTCTCCCCGCATGTGGAAGGCGTATCAGCTCGCGAAGTCGCAGTGCGAGGAGATGATCCGACTGAGGGAAGAGTACCGAATTGCGCCGCTGGTGATTCACACGAGTTACTTGGTGAACCTTGCAAGTGTGACGCAACAGTTTCTCGACAAGTCTATCGAGGCGTTTCGGGGGGAAGTAGAACGCGCTTTGGCTCTGGGAGCGCAGTACCTGGTACTTCATGCCGGATCCTATCGTGGACTGCGGCGGGAAGAAGGACTCGCCCGGGCGGCAGAGTCGATTCAGAAAGCGACTAATGGCCTCGATCTTGAAGACTGTGGCTTCAAGGTCCTAATCGAGAACTCGGCTGGAGCAGAGTACTCGTTGGGCAGCTCCTTCGAGCAAGTGACGGAACTGGTGGAACGTCTGCGGCCGGTCGTACCAGTGGCGGCATGTATCGATACATGTCACATGCATGCTGCCGGTTACGACATCGTATCTCCTGAAGGCTTCGAGTACACGATGAAGTATCTCGAAAACACCATCGGCCTAAAGAACATTCCCGTGTGGCATTGCAACGATGCCAAATCGGCACGCGCATCTCGGCTCGATCGTCATGAGCATATCGGTAAGGGCAAAATCGGACTCGAACCTTTTCGGCGCTTGCTGAACGATCCGCGTACTGCTCAAGCAGCATTCATCGCCGAGACTCCTATCGACGAGCCCGGCGACGATCAGCGAAATGTCGATGCGTTGAAGAATTTGGTGGCTGACTGA